From Streptomyces sp. NBC_00775, one genomic window encodes:
- a CDS encoding SCO2195 family GlnR-regulated protein, with product MQAAPVRATAIPSFTDALRAVESILMSSGQRTARRNAWTSVLEDRRRAKDRVEAQRVLEAVATRS from the coding sequence ATGCAGGCCGCGCCCGTACGCGCCACCGCCATCCCGTCGTTCACCGATGCACTCCGTGCCGTCGAGTCGATCCTCATGAGCAGCGGCCAGCGCACCGCCCGCCGCAATGCCTGGACCTCCGTCCTGGAGGACCGCCGCCGTGCCAAGGACAGGGTCGAGGCGCAGCGCGTGCTGGAAGCCGTCGCGACGCGTTCGTAA